A stretch of Gammaproteobacteria bacterium DNA encodes these proteins:
- a CDS encoding type II secretion system F family protein, with translation MAQAAQAVKTETFTFHGKDRRGNATKGELQSESVTLAKAQLRKQGITPQVVRKKAKPLLGGRKKAITPADIAIFARQLATMMKAGVPLVQSFDIVADGQENVAFRELVIAIKNDVSGGNSLASALQRHPRHFDALFCNLVHAGEQSGKLDSMLDRIAIYKEKTEALKSKIRKALTYPIAVVGVAIIVTTILLIWVVPQFAETFASFGADLPAFTMFVLMLSHFMQDYWWAIFLGLGAGIYTLKEMRFRNKKFADWIDAMMLKLPIIGPILKEAVVARFSRTLCTTFAAGVPLVEALDSVAGAAGNEVYARAIRQIRDDVTVGTQLNQAIRTTGLFPMMLLHMVTIGEESGALDAMLDKVASHFEAEVDNKVDGLTALLEPLIMSVLGVLVGGLMVAMYLPIFMLGSVM, from the coding sequence ATGGCACAGGCGGCACAAGCAGTAAAAACCGAGACCTTTACCTTTCATGGCAAGGATCGGCGCGGCAACGCAACGAAGGGCGAGCTCCAGAGCGAGAGCGTCACCCTGGCGAAGGCACAGCTGCGCAAGCAGGGAATTACCCCGCAGGTGGTACGCAAAAAAGCGAAGCCGCTGCTCGGCGGGCGGAAAAAGGCAATCACGCCCGCCGACATCGCGATCTTCGCGCGCCAGCTGGCGACCATGATGAAAGCCGGCGTGCCGCTGGTGCAATCGTTCGATATCGTGGCCGACGGGCAGGAGAATGTCGCGTTTCGGGAGCTGGTCATCGCGATCAAGAACGATGTGTCCGGGGGCAACAGCCTGGCGTCCGCGCTGCAACGGCACCCGCGCCATTTCGATGCTCTGTTCTGCAACCTCGTCCATGCCGGAGAGCAATCGGGCAAGCTGGATTCGATGCTGGACCGGATCGCCATCTACAAGGAAAAGACGGAGGCGTTGAAGTCCAAGATCCGCAAGGCGCTGACCTACCCGATCGCGGTAGTCGGTGTCGCGATCATCGTCACGACGATCCTGCTGATCTGGGTCGTTCCCCAGTTCGCGGAGACCTTCGCCAGCTTTGGCGCCGACCTGCCCGCTTTCACGATGTTTGTGCTGATGCTGTCGCACTTTATGCAGGACTACTGGTGGGCAATTTTCCTTGGACTGGGCGCAGGCATCTACACCCTCAAGGAAATGCGCTTCAGAAACAAGAAGTTCGCGGACTGGATCGATGCGATGATGCTCAAATTGCCGATCATCGGGCCAATCCTGAAGGAAGCCGTCGTCGCGCGCTTCTCGCGCACCCTCTGCACCACCTTCGCGGCCGGCGTGCCGCTGGTGGAGGCGCTCGACTCGGTTGCCGGCGCCGCCGGCAACGAGGTGTATGCACGGGCCATCCGCCAGATCCGCGACGACGTGACGGTGGGCACCCAGCTCAACCAGGCCATCCGCACCACCGGGCTGTTCCCGATGATGCTGTTGCACATGGTGACGATCGGCGAGGAATCGGGCGCGCTCGATGCGATGCTGGACAAGGTCGCATCGCATTTCGAGGCCGAGGTCGACAACAAGGTTGATGGCCTCACCGCCCTGCTCGAACCGCTGATCATGTCGGTACTCGGCGTACTGGTCGGCGGACTGATGGTTGCGATGTACCTGCCGATCTTCATGCTCGGGTCCGTCATGTAA
- the pilB gene encoding type IV-A pilus assembly ATPase PilB, which translates to MNANNPVPLSGLARRLVQDGILEEKVARDALQESRTLKRQFVAYIVERQFADSSRIAEAASDEFGTPLLDLAAFNMETCPKTLVDPKLVEKHHTIPLFKRANRLYLAVSDPTNLHALDEIKFHTGISTEAILVDEGALMRVMQKFLKSAEEATGAVFTDLDAVGLEDLDIEGGEPKDDAGDIKSDTDDTPIVRFVNKVLLDAIRGGASDIHFEPYEKYYRIRYRTDGILHEVSKPPINLAPKLAARLKVMSQMDISERRMPQDGRIKMKLSKTRAIDFRVNTLPTIFGEKVVMRILDPASAQLGIEALGFEPEQRELYMKSLFSPQGMMLFTGPTGSGKTVSMYTGLGILNTDERNISTAEDPVEINMAGINQVHVNARVGLTFAEALRSFLRQDPDVIMVGEVRDLATAEIAVKAAQTGHMVMSTLHTNSACETITRLLNMGVAPFNVATSVNLIIAQRLGRRLCTHCAKELVLPRELMLEEGFLESELMGINLKSPGGCDKCLNGYKGRVGIYEVVPVTEELSEIIMAGGNAIELSRCARRQGYPDLRRAALIKAAKGLTSLEEVNRVTKD; encoded by the coding sequence ATGAACGCAAATAACCCGGTACCGCTCAGCGGCCTGGCCAGGCGGCTGGTGCAGGATGGCATCCTGGAAGAGAAAGTGGCCCGCGATGCGCTGCAGGAGTCGCGCACCCTGAAGCGCCAGTTCGTCGCCTATATCGTGGAACGCCAGTTTGCCGACAGTAGCCGCATTGCCGAAGCCGCCTCGGATGAGTTCGGAACGCCGCTGCTCGATCTTGCCGCGTTCAACATGGAGACCTGCCCCAAGACCCTCGTAGACCCCAAGCTGGTCGAGAAGCATCACACCATACCGTTGTTCAAGCGCGCCAACCGCCTCTATCTCGCGGTATCGGACCCGACCAATCTTCACGCGCTGGACGAGATCAAGTTCCACACCGGCATCAGCACCGAAGCGATACTGGTCGATGAAGGCGCCCTGATGCGGGTGATGCAGAAGTTCCTGAAATCGGCCGAGGAAGCAACCGGCGCCGTTTTCACCGACCTCGATGCGGTTGGTCTCGAGGACCTGGACATAGAAGGCGGCGAGCCCAAGGACGACGCCGGCGATATCAAGTCCGATACCGACGACACGCCGATCGTTCGCTTCGTGAACAAGGTGCTGCTCGATGCCATCCGCGGCGGCGCGTCCGACATTCACTTCGAGCCCTACGAGAAATACTACCGGATCCGCTACCGCACCGATGGCATCCTGCACGAGGTGAGCAAGCCACCGATCAATCTGGCGCCGAAGCTGGCCGCGCGTCTCAAGGTGATGTCGCAGATGGATATCTCCGAGCGGCGCATGCCGCAGGACGGACGCATCAAGATGAAGCTCTCCAAGACCCGCGCCATCGACTTCCGGGTCAACACGCTGCCCACGATCTTCGGCGAAAAGGTGGTGATGCGTATTCTCGATCCGGCCAGCGCCCAGCTCGGCATCGAGGCGCTCGGATTCGAACCCGAGCAGCGCGAGCTCTACATGAAATCGCTGTTCTCGCCCCAGGGCATGATGCTGTTCACCGGCCCCACCGGCAGCGGCAAAACGGTTTCCATGTACACCGGGCTGGGCATACTCAATACCGACGAGCGCAATATCTCCACCGCGGAAGACCCGGTGGAGATCAACATGGCGGGAATCAACCAGGTGCATGTGAATGCCCGGGTCGGCCTCACGTTCGCCGAAGCGCTGCGCTCCTTCCTGCGTCAGGATCCGGACGTGATCATGGTCGGGGAGGTCCGCGATCTTGCCACCGCCGAGATCGCGGTGAAAGCCGCCCAGACCGGTCACATGGTCATGTCGACCCTGCACACCAACAGCGCCTGCGAAACCATCACCCGCCTGCTCAACATGGGCGTCGCACCGTTCAATGTCGCAACCTCGGTCAACCTGATCATCGCCCAGCGTCTGGGACGCCGGCTTTGCACGCATTGCGCCAAGGAACTGGTCCTGCCCCGCGAATTGATGCTCGAAGAGGGATTCCTCGAATCGGAACTGATGGGGATCAACCTGAAAAGCCCCGGAGGTTGCGACAAATGCCTGAACGGCTATAAAGGACGAGTGGGAATCTATGAAGTGGTTCCCGTTACCGAGGAGCTGTCCGAGATTATCATGGCCGGGGGCAATGCCATCGAGCTTTCGCGCTGTGCACGACGCCAGGGCTATCCAGACCTGCGCCGTGCCGCATTGATCAAGGCGGCCAAGGGCCTCACCAGTCTTGAAGAAGTCAACCGCGTAACCAAGGATTGA